Genomic segment of Anaerolineae bacterium:
CTGGGGCTCCAGGAATAAAGTGTAGGGGTCACCCAAATGGGTGACCACGCCTTTTATAGCAGCATAGGTTATCTGGCGGTCATCAGGTAGGGGCTTGTAATAATCCCTCTTGAGGATTTCAAGGGCCTCCCAGAAAAGGCCGAACTGAGCGCTGTTTTTCCTAGAGATGAATTCATGGGTAAAAAAACCAGCCCCGTAAGAAATAGCTATAAGAAGCACGAACAAAGCAAACAAAAAAACCCTGCGCATCTTCCCCTCCCACGAGGGATTTTACAACCGGCGAAAGCGAAAGTCAAATGGCGTATCAATTAAATTTGGGCCACGTATTGTTATTCTAAGAGCCGCAAAGCCCGATCCACCTTTATTACGAGAGCCCCCCGCTTTGTCGTTTTGTAAAAACGCCCCCCTTCTCTGAAGGTTTGAAAGAAAATGAAATTCCGGGAAACAATTCCCACCAGCTCATGTTTCTGGTTGAAAACCCCGCCGCCGCTGAACCCCCGGGCAACCGGAGGGAAGATGGCGAAAAACGCGCTTTCTTCTCTTAATTCGTCCAAGATTTCCCCATCCCGAGGATATAACACCCCAATTCCACCCGGGAAAAACTCGTGACCTATAACATATATGACTTCACCCGGGCGAAGCCGAACGGGGTCCCCGGGGGAAATGGAAGGCAGCTCAATAGGAGCTTCAAACTTCAGCACCACTAAGTCTAGGGAAGGGTCGGCTTTTACGATTTCAGCCGGGATTTCTTCCTTCCATTCAGTATGAGGTTGAGAAAGCCAGATCTCTTCCGCTGTTATTTTGCCAGTCCTCAGGTTACCGACCAGATGGAAAGCGGTGAGCATAAGGCCTTTCCCAACAGCCACGCCTGTTCCGTTTCTCTCCCCTTCGCGATGTTTTACTTTAACCATAAACACGGCTCTTTGAACCATCCTGACTTCAGGGTCGCCAACAAGCTGGAGGAAATAGGAGGCAGGAAGAGGCTTTTCCAAAAAAGCGGGAGGCTGAAACCCTGCTAACGCCAGGAGTGCGAGCAAAATAACTCTCAGTATCCACTTATGCATGGCTGAAATGTCTCCTCCCCTTAGATTTTCCCCTGAATATCTGGAAAGGCGGCAACTTCAAAGAACCCCTTGCAGATCAAAAGCTGCTTTGTGGGGCGCCAAAATTATACATCTTGTGGCGCTTAAGTTCCAGCACGAGCCGGGAGAGCTCCTGGCTTTTCTCCTGTTGAAAGAGCTGCTGGAAAAAGCGCTTTTTTATCATCCTTAAGCCAGCTGCCCGATTTTTAACACAATGTAACTAAGGAGGCACCTCTGAAGGTTTCTTCCCACCAGGGTGCCGGACGCAGAAGTTTCATCAACTCTCCGGAGCCGACGTGAACGACGACCGCTTCTGGAAGGATGATGGTCGGTCCATGCGGCCATTGTTTTTCCCGCCCCGCTTTGTCTCATCCCTCCTCGCTTGCCAGAAGAGCAGCGCCGAGGGCTCCTACTATCTGAGGCTCTTCAGGCACTATGAGCTTTACTCCGAGCTCTTCTTCAAGGGCTTTAACCACCCCCACGTTCTTGGCGACGCCTCCTGCAAAGGCTACCGGAGGGGTTACCCCTATCCTTTTGGCCATAGCTCCGACCCTCCGGGCTATGGCTTTGTGGATACCGGCTGCTATGTCTTCCACTGGAACTCCCCTGGCAATCAGGGAAACCACTTCTGACTCGGCAAACACTGTGCAGGTGCTGGAGATTTCGGCGGGGTTGCGGGAACGAAGGGAGATTTCCCCAAGCTTTTCCACATCCACTTCCATAACTCTGGCCATTACTTCCAGAAAACGCCCTGTCCCTGCGGCGCATTTATCGTTCATCACGAAATCCAGAACCCGCCCGTTTTTACCCACGAGGATGGCTTTGCTGTCCTGCCCTCCGATATCTATCACCATTCTCACCTCAGGATAAAGGAAATGGATTCCCCGAGCGTAACAGGAGATTTCCGTTACCTGTCGGGAAGCGAAGTCCACGCTTATACGTCCATATCCTGTGGCTACTATGGGGCCCACTTCCGCACGGGATATCTTTGCTTTCTCCAGAGCCTCTTCTAAAGCTTTCTCTGCTGCTTTGCGGCTGTTGGCTCCCGTTTCCAGAATAGAGTAAGCCAGGATTTTGCCATCTTTGAGGATCAAAGCTTCAGCTGATGCAGACCCCACATCTATGCCCACTGGATACTTCATGGTTACAGCCCTCCTCCAAGGGATTCCAGAAATGCTTCCATACGAACCCTGATTTGCCCTTCCTGGTAACCGTTCTCGTCAATGCAATCGCCTTCCAGCTCCAGCAGGGGAACCCCCTCTCCCCTTAATCTTCGGCGCAGAAGGGCTATTGCTCCTTGGGACTGACGGCAGCCCCAGTGGTTAAAGTGAATTACTCCATCGGCCTTGAAAGCCTGCACATCGGCCAGGGCCCTGGCTATGCGCCCTTCCGTGGGCCCCAGAGAGGGGTGGGAAAGCATTTTGCGGGCCAGGGAAAGAAAAGGTTCCCCCTCCACAAGCGGTTCCCACCAGACAGAGCTGTGTTCCTCAAAAACTATCACAGCTTTCTTTTCGTCCTCCACCAGGTGGAACAGGGTAGTTGAGTAGAAAGGCTTGAGGTGCATCCAGTAAAGGCGAGCCCCCTGTTTCTCCTGTTCCGGACGGCTCTCCGCAATTATCCTTCTAATGTAGTCCCTCATGGCTCTGTAATAGGCTACTCCATAGGGTGAACCGAACAGGTAGGCGATGAGGCCAAGATGGCCGATCATCTTGCTCCCCTTCAGAGGAGAGGGAATGAATTTTCGCATCTCTGTTGCTTCAAGGGCCAGGGAACGAGCCTCATTGGATAGCCTCAAGGCCTTTTCAATCCCTCTTATATAGTATCTGTTCCCTCTCGTGCTGGCAAGGCCTTGGGCTACTTCTTCTAAGGAGTAGGCGAGATAATGGGCCGAATCTTCGGTGAAATCCGAGGGCATGTCAATTAAGTAAAAGGGCAGGTTATGGCGAAAGGCCTCCCAGCTTAGGAACACGGCTGCCGTCCAACAGGGGTAATTGACGGCTACGAAAGCGCCGGCTTTCGGGAAGAAGCCCGCTTCAGCAAAACCTATAGCTGCCCGGTGGAAAGAACACAGATCTCTTGGAACTCCCAGTTCATCTGCCAGTCGCAGGGCTTCGGGTGCCAATCCAAAACGTGCAATTGTTGCGGCTGCTATCTCGGGGTAGAAGGGTATAAAGCCCAGACCCCATATGAGTTCTGAAGGCACAAGGATGTTAGCCCACACAATCCTTTCGGGAGGGGAAGAATAGAGGAGGCCTGCCAGCCTCACACTGAATTCCTGCGCTACCCTTTCATGAGGACTTCCAGAGCTGTTCAGTAGAGCTGCAAGGCGTGCAACCTGAGGGTTGGATAAAATAGGTGCAAGCAATTTTAAACATCGGAAGGCTCTATCGGCCTTAAACCGCATCGCACCATCTCCAGAAAAGCCTGAATTCTTGTGATATTTTGCCCGCTTAAATCTTCATCCTCCTCTTCCAGCAGTAGGCAGGGTATGCCCCACCTTTTCAGATAAGAAGCGAGAAAGGGATACTCTGCGAGGGCGGGGTCGCAGAATTTGTAGTAGCTGAAGACCACCCCTTGAACCTTCCGGGCCTTTATTAAGCCCTCGTAAAACGATATCCGGCTTCTGGGGTTCAAATCCCGCGGCGAGGGAGGTCTATTAAGGTAAGCTCTGGCCAGGCTGAGGAGGTTTTCTTCCACACTTTCCCCCACCGGTATTTCCTTCAGGGGGTACCTATCGCCCAATTCTGTATCTTCTGCCACTACCGCAAAGCTTTCTTTCTCTATAAGCTCAATTAAGGGCCTCTTAGCGATTACCCCACTTGCAAGCATGATGCGCGGTTTGGGGGTTTGAGGGCCGGGATTATCAGCATGAACCTCCGTCAGGTTCCTTATGGATTCCGGAGAACATGGGCTGAAGGCCTTGATCCGCAGGTCGTAATAAGCAAGGGAACTCAGTTTACCCTTGAGCCAGAGCTCTTTAGCTTCCCTCAAAGCTTTCCGCAGAGCGTTCCCCAGGGTTATGGCTTCTCTTAAGGCTTCAGAACGGAGATCCCGCCCGAGCTGATGGGCAAGCAGGTTAAATGCATGGGCGAACCTTTTGGCTCCCTGTTCATCCTTTCTGAGGGGTATTTCAAGGGCGATGACCTGTCCTGGTAATAGCTCTTTTAAGACCTCAAAGAATCTGCGGTGGGACTCATCTTCCAGGGGCACAAAGATTGGTTCCTGGCCGTTTTCCTGAATTAATGTAGCCAGTATAAGCTTAAGGTATGCGCAGAAATTTCGGGGCAAGAAACCCTCCGCTCTGGAGACAGATACCCCTGCCGGGGTGAGGAGGCGAGGCTTATACCCCAGAGCCAAAGCTATTTCAAAAGGGAACGCAGGAGAAATGAATCCGAGCCCTTTCATAAATTTTGGCCTTTTGGGTTTTATTATACGGGCCCCGCATGTTTTTACAAAATTGAAGCCGGTAGCATTTGACGGGCAGGATATAAAATGATACAATGAAACAAATAAGGCGAGAGGGATTTCATGAGAAAAGCGATAGTTTTTCTGGCACTCCTGCTAGTGGTGGCCTGTGCAGGCTCCCCCTCTTCAGGGGGAATAAGCCCGGAGGGGCATTATTTTCTGGGCCTTAAAGATGCCAAGGTCCTCATTGAAGAGTACTCCGATTTTCAATGACCCTATTGCGGGCTGCACGTCCGGGAGACGTTGCCGAAGATAAAGAGCGAATACGTTGATAAAGGGCTTGTGCGTTATCAATTTATCAATATGCCCTTGCGCAGCATCCATCCAGCTGCTCAAAAAGCAGCAGAGGCTGCCCTGTGCGCCGGAAAACAGGGGAAATTCTGGGAGATGCACGACACCCTCTTTGAGAGGCAGATGGAATGGGCCGGGCAAATTTCACCCCTAAAATCTTTTGAAAATTATGCCAGAGAATTGGGTTTAAATGTGGATAAGTTTAACCGCTGCCTGGAGCAAGGGGAAACAGCACCTCAGGTCCAGAAGGACCTGGCTGAAGCTGCCAGGAGAGGAGTTGTAGCCGTTCCCACGTTCTTCATCAATGGCCGAAAGCTGGAAGGCGCTTACCCTTACGAGGTGTTCAAGTCCATAATAGAGGAAGAATTGCGGAAATAAGGGTCTTGGCTTAAACTTAGATATGGAGGCAGTGGAAGATGAGTCAATTCAGCCGGGAGAAGGCTTTAGAGACCGCCATTTCTACTATAAAGAAGCGGTTTGGGGATGGAGCAATAATGCGCCTTGGGGATATGCCCAGGCGCGATGTAGCGGTTATTCCCACAGGTTCCCTGGCCCTTGACATTGCCCTCGGAGTAGGAGGAATCCCAAGGGGAAGGATCACGGAAATCTTTGGCCCTGAAGCCTCTGGCAAGACAACCCTCGCCCAGCACATCATTGCTGAAGCTCAAAAGCTGGGTGGAACAGCCGCTTTTATAGATGTGGAGCACGCCCTTGACCCCAACTACGCCCGCAAATGCGGTGTAGACGTGGATAACTTGCTGGTAGCCCAGCCGGATACAGGGGAACAAGCTTTGGAGATAACCGAAGCACTGGTGAGAAGCGGGGCAGTGGATGTAGTGGTCATTGATTCGGTGGCTGCTCTTGTTCCTAGAGCTGAAATTGAAGGGGAAATGGGCGATGCCCACGTGGGCTTACAAGCCCGCCTTATGAGCCAGGCCCTCCGAAAGCTCGTGGGAGCGATCCATCAGTCCCAGGCTGCCCTTGTCTTCACCAACCAGCTTCGCCAGAAAATAGGGGTGGTGTTCGGGAGCCCTGAAACTACCACGGGAGGGATGGCCCTCCGCTTCTATGCTTCCATAAGGCTTGACCTGAGGAAACTTGAGAGCATTAAAAAGGGCGGGGATATAATAGGCAACAGGACCAAAGCTATTGTCAAAAAGAACAAGGTGGCTCCGCCTTTCAAAGAAGCGGAGTTTGATATCCTCTACGATGAAGGTATATCCAAGGAAGGAGATATTCTGGACCTGGGCGTGGCTTACGGGATAATAGAAAAAAGGGGCACTTTCTATTCATACCGTGACGTTAATCTGGGCCAGGGACGGGAAAACGCCCGGGTGTTCCTCAAGGAACATCCCGACCTGAGGGATACTCTGGAGGCTCTTATCCGAGAGGCGGCAGGTCTTCCACCCAAGGAGGCCCTTTTCCGCCATTGATGGCTAAATTTTTGCTGCAGTCGGAAAACATCCCCTCCCAGTAAGGCGGAGGGGTTAAAGTGAAAAGCCCCAAACCCTTTTTAAGCCCGCTTTTTGGGAAAGGGGCTGTTTTATATCTACACCGGCTGCAGCGAAAGGCGGCAGCTGGTTTGCTTTTTAAAAGGAGGGGAAATTTTGCCAGGTTATATAACCCGGATTAAACCTTCTGGCCTTGAAGGGAAGAAATTAACAATAATGATAGAGGGCTTCCCACCCATAACCCTGCCCCGCTCAGAGGCCGAGGGCTTGAGGGAAGGGCAGCTGCTTTCTGAGGAAGAAATCCACAGGCTTATGGAAAGGGCCGATCTATCAAAAGCCCTGGAGGCCTCCCTGCGCCTCCTCAAATTCAGACCCAGAAGCGAATACGAACTCAGAAGCAGATTGAGCCGCAAATTCCCCAGGGACCTGGTGGAAAGGGCCTTGGCTGCCCTTCGCGAAAGGGGATTGATTGATGACCGTCTATTTGCTCGCTACTGGGTTGAAAACCGCAGGGAGTTTAAACCTTCTGGGTTCAAAAAGCTTCTCTATGAACTTCGTTCTAAAGGAGTACCGTCAGAAACCATAAAAGAAGTGCTTGAAGGTGTGGATTTTGAAGAAGAAGCCTACAGAGCTGCTGCTAAGAAAGCGCAGCGCTGGCGTACTCTGGACGAACTTTCTTTTAAAAAGAAAATGGCCGATTTTCTATCACGACAGGGTTTTTCTTTTGAAATCATTGAAAAAGTGGTGCCGAGGATTTGGCGGGAAATCCAGCAGGAGGAGTAGAAATGGGGTTGATGCTGATCGTAGCCTTTGTCTCAGCGATACTGGCCTTCGCCATAGGCTATGGCTTAAGGCTTTATCAGGAAAGGAAAACCATCGGATCTGCTCGTGAAGAGGCGGATAAAATTGTAAAAGAAGCTCAGGAGAAGGCTAGGGAGATACTTTTAACGGCTAAGGACGAAACTTTAAAAATGCGGGCTCAGCTGGACGAGGAAATCAAAAGGCAAAGGGCTCACCTCCACAGCCAGGAAGAAAGATTGCAGCGTCGCCAGGAGTTTCTGGACCGCAAGGCCGAAAGTCTGGATAAAAGGGAGAAAAAATTAACCCAGCGTCAGGCTGAAATCCAGGCCCTTTACGAAGAAGTCAACCGCTTAAAAGAAAAAGAGCTGGAGGAGCTTACCCGAATAGCGGGGCTGACTCCTGAGCAGGCAAAAGAAATACTTCTAGAAATGGTGCGCGAGGAAGCTCGCCAAGAAATGGCCAGGGTTATCCGCGAGGAGGAAGCAAGAGCCAGGGCCGAGGCCGAGCGCAGGGCCAGGGAGATAATCGCTGAAGCTATGCAGAGGATCGGAGCCGAAGAAATAGCAGAGCTTGCCACAACTACTATCCCCCTGCCCAGCGACGAGATGAAGGGTCGCATAATCGGCCGGGGAGGAAGAAACATAAGGACCATTGAAAACGCCCTTGGGGTTGATTTGGTAGTGGATGATACACCTGAAAGCATTACGATCTCCTGCTTCGATCCCCTCAGGCGGGAGATCGCCAGGATAGCTCTGGAAAAACTCATAATGGATGGGCGGATCCAGCCAGCCAGGATTGAACAGGCGGCGGAGCAGGCCCGAAAGGAAGTGGAGAATATAATCAGAGAAGAAGGAGAGAAAGCCCTTTACAAACTCGGCCTCACAGGACTTCCCGAGGAAATCGTGGTCCTTTTGGGACGCTTGAAATTCCGCACCAGTTACGGCCAGAACGTCCTGCTCCATTCCATAGAAACCGCACGCTTGGCAGGAATAATGGCCGCTGAACTCAAGGCTGACGTAAAAGTTGCAAAGCTCGGGGGCCTCCTCCACGATATTGGTAAAGCCGTGGATCAGATGGTTGATGGGCCTCACGCGGCCATCGGGGCGGATATAGCTCGCAAGCACGGCCTCCCAGAAGCCGTGGTCAATTGCATCGCTGCCCATCACGGCGAAGTGGAGCCGCAATCGGTGGAGGCAATTCTTGTGGAGCTGGCTGATGCCCTTTCAGGGGGAAGACCGGGAGCTCGCCGGGAAAGCCTGGAAAGTTACATAAAACGCATTGAAACCCTGGAGGCCATCGCCTCTTCCTTTAAAGGGGTAGCTCAGGCCTTCGCTATCCAGGCTGGTCGGGAGATCAGAGTCATCGTTAAGCCTGAGGAGTTGGACGACCTGGCAATAATTCAGCTTTCCAGAGAGATAGCCCGCAAAGTGGAGGAAAACCTGGAATATCCGGGCCAGATAAAAGTGGTGGTTATCCGGGAGACCAGAGCGGTGGATTATGCCAAATGATAAAAAGGATTGAACTGACTAACTTCCGCAACTACCTTAGCCTATCTCTGGACATGCCTCCTGGTATTATCATCCTGCAGGGCAATAACGCTCAGGGGAAGACCAATTTTTTAGAAGCCATATACCTGTTGGCCACGACTCGGTCCCCCTTTTCCAGAACTGACCAGGAGTTTGTCAACTGGCTTATCCAGGAAAGCCCCTTCCCCTTCGCCAGAATCGCAGGAGTGGTATCGGGAAGCGAAGGTGAAACCCGGCTTGAGCTGATTATAGCCGGAGAACCAGGCCCTTCAGGGGTTCGATACCGCAAAAAAGCTCTAATCAATGGGGTCCCGAAAAGGCTCATGGACCTTTTGGGGCATTTTAAGTGTGTCCTCTTTTCCCCCCAAGATGTGGAAATAATAGCGGGTTCCCCTGAAGAGCGAAGGCGCTTTCTGGACATAGCGTTATGTCAGGTGGATCTGAAATACTGTCAGGCCCTGGCCCTTTACAACAAAATAGTGGAGAGGCGCAACCATCTCCTGAAGAAGGCGCAGGAGGAAGGTTTCAAGGAGGAGGAGTTTATATTTTGGGATGAAAACCTGGTCAAGTATGGAAGCCTTGTAACCAGAGCTCGCTGGGAAGCCTTGGAACTGATGGCTCCGGAGATAAGGGAGAATCACCTGCTCCTGACCGACGGCGAAGAGAATCTTCAGCCCGTTTACCTTTCATCGGCGATGGGTAAAGCTATTACCGGCCTGAGCCTTCTTTCGCTTCCACCCCTGCAAGAGATTGAGAAAATTTTCGCCAGGAGGCTTTCAGAGGCCAGGGAAAAAGATCTGGATCAGGGGGTCACCACTATCGGACCCCACAGGGATGATGTTAAATTTTTGCTCAATGGAAGGGACCTTTCGGCCTATGGTTCCAGGGGACAGCAGCGTTCGGCAGCTTTTTCCCTTCGCCTGGCCGAAAAGGCTTTCATTGAGAAAAAAAGCCGGGAAAGCCCTCTCCTCCTTTTGGACGAAGTTCTTTCAGAGCTTGATCAAAAAAGGAGAGAGCGCCTCGCGGAAATTGTTTCCAGAGTCCCCCAGGCTATCATTACCTCCCTGGAATGGGAAGGGTTCCGGAAAGAATTCCTGGAAAAAGCACACCTTTTCACGGTCTCTCAGGGGGTAGTACGAGAGGTTGTTTTCCATCAAGCACGTAATCTTTAAGCGGGTAAGGGCCTGCCTTCAGGAGGAGAATTAAAAGTTAAGCTCTGAAAGGGCACGGGCTAAAAGTTCCCGTAACCCTTTATCAGGATTTAGGTAGTAAACGTAAGTGTTATCAAATTCTTCACGCTCCACGATGCCCAAGAGGTGAAGGTCATAAAGCTCCAAGGCCACCGCCTCTTTCTCTCTTCCCACTCTCAGCGCAATTCCCAGACTTGTGTCCCTGATATTGGGGTTCCGGTTGAAGAATTTCAAAAGGTCCAGTTTCAACAGAGAACAGCCGAGCCTTTCAATGAAGGCCAGAACCTCAAAATCCACCCCTGAGAATTCTCTCATCATCCCCTCCGCTTCTGATTTTAAGGCAAGTCCTCCGCTTCTCTCAATAGTACTTAAGTCCCTCTGACCTTGCGTTTGAGTTCGTAAAGCTTGTTGAGAGCCTCAAGGGGTGTCATGGAGTCTATGTCCAAGTTTTTGAGTTCTTCCAAGACCGGATGGGAAAGGGTGAAAAGGGGAAGCTGGGTGGCTTTTGGGGCCCGCGGGCGAATGGCAGCAGGACTGGAGTTGCTCTCCAATTCTCTGAGGATTTCTTCGGCCCGATGGATCACAGGTTTGGGAAGCCCGGCCAGCTGAGCCACATGGATGCCGTAGCTCCGGTCTGCTCCTCCTGGGATTATTTTGTGCAGGAATATAACTTTGCCCCCTTCCTCAGCCACAGCCACATTATAGTTGCGAACCTTTGGGAGAAAGCGCTCCAGTTCTGTCAGTTCATGGTAATGGGTGGCAAACAGGGTTCTGGACCTCAATTTGGGATGGTTGTGGATGTATTCCACTACCGCCCACGCTATGGAAATTCCGTCGTAGGTGCTTGTCCCACGCCCTATTTCATCCAAGATGAGGAGGCTTCTGGAGGTAGCGTGATGGAGTATGTTGGCTGTTTCCACCATTTCCACCATAAAGGTGGATTGCCCCGCCGCAATTTCATCCTGGGCCCCTATGCGGGTGAAAATTCTATCCACAATGCCTATGCGGGCTTCTCTGGCCGGCACAAAGGAGCCAATCTGAGCCATAAGGACTATCAGGGCTACCTGACGGATGTAGGTGCTTTTACCGCTCATATTGGGGCCCGTTATAACCAGGATGCGCTCTTCCGGAGTGAGGTGGACATCGTTGGGCACGAAGGGCTCGCCTATAGTGAGTTCCACTACGGGATGACGCCCTTCAATTATGTGGATTTCATCACTTTCATCTATAACTGGGCGGACGTAACCATTCCTTTCGGCCACCTCTGCCAGGGAAGCGTAAACATCCAGTTCCGCCAGGGCTGAAGCAGTGTTCAGGAGCCTGGAGCCTTCCAGGGCTACCTCGCGGCATACTTCTCTGAAAAGCTGAGCTTCCAGTTCGGCGATCCTTTCTTCAGCGTTCAGGACCAGGGCTTCATATTCTTTAAGTTCGGGGGTTATAAAGCGCTCCGCGTTGACCAAGGTTTGCTTGCGGATGTAATCGGGCGGAACTGCGTTGAGGTTGGACCTGGTCACTTCAATGTAGTAGCCAAAAACTTTGTTGTACCCCACCTTGAGGTTTTTGATGCCGGTTCGCTGGCGCTCACGAGCTTCAAGATGGGCGATCCATTCTTTGGCATTGCGGGAGGCTTCAATAATCCCATCCAATTCCCTGGAGAAGCCCGGCCTTATAACTCCACCAGCTCCAACCGTGGCCGGAGGGTCATCGGTTATGGCGCGGGCGATAAGGTGTGCTACTTCGGGGGCCGGATCCAGCTTTTGGATAACAGGCTGGAGCGGGTGAGGGTTCTTCTCCTCAAGGGTTTTCCGCAGCTCTCTTGCCACTTCCAGAGTTTTCCGGATCCCCACCAGGTCTCTGGGGTTCGCTATCCCCTGCCTGACTCTTCCTACCAGTCTTTCCAGGTCCGAGACCTGTTTCAGCAGTTCTCTAACTTTTGCTCTAAGGATGGTGTCTTTGAAAAGGGCTTCAACGGCATCAAGCCTTCGGTTTATTTCATCAGTTCTGACCAGGGGCTGGTGAACCCACCGGTAAAGGAGCCTTCCCCCCATAGGGGTCCTGGTGCGGTCCAGAACCCAGAGAAGGGAGCCTTTCTTTTCCCTGCCTCTTATGGTTTCCGAAAGTTCCAGGTTTCGCCTTGTGGCGGGATCAAGCGGCATGAATTCGGAGGTTGAATAAGTTTTGATGGAGAAAAGCTGACGGAGGGCAGTTTTCTGCGTTTCGCTCAAATACTGGATGATGGCTCCAGCTGCCCTCACAGCCAGGGACTTTCCCTCCAGGCCGAATCCGTCAAGAGTGGCTACTTCAAAGTGGTCCAGAAGGGCCTGGCGAGCGTTCCCGAGTTCAAAATGCCAAGATTCAAAGGAAGTGATATGAGCGCTGAGCCCAAGGTTTTCCAATTCTTTTCGGCTTGCCTGATCCACTATTATTTCAGCGGGGTGAAGCCTCTCCAGTTCTTCCCGCAGGGCCAAAAGAGGGTCATCGGCCTCTATTTGTGTAGCTGCAAACTCTCCGGTGGTGATGTCAGTATAAGCGAGGCCTGCTTTTTTTCCCTCAAAGACAACAGCTGCCAAGTAGTTGTTGCGTTTATCTTCCAGTAAGCCCGGTTCAACTATTGTCCCAGGAGTTACAACCCGGACCACTTCCCTGGGAACGAGGCCTCCTATAGGCTTGTCGCTTAGTTGCTCGCATATTGCCACTTTGTATCCGGCTGCAATAAGTTTGGCCAAATAAGTTTCCAGAGAATGGTGGGGAACCCCAGCCAGTGGAACCCTCTGCCCTTTCCCTACCGGGCGGGAAGTAAGGACGATGTTGCATACTTCTGAAACGATTCTGGCATCTTCGTCAAAGGTCTCGTAGAAATCCCCAAGGCGAAAGAGGAGGATGGCATCTGGATACTGGCGCTTTATTTTCAGGTATTGGGAACGCACCGGGGTTAACTCTTTATCCTTCAAATTCCCCTCCGCTGTTAGATATTATATCTCTCAGAGCAGATTTGACACAACAGCGGAGGTCTGGTATCTTGTGGAAACTGCAGGCGCCTTCCTCCTGTCAGCGGAGGTATGGAGAGGGTCAGGACGAATGCGGGAACCTTTTGAGTTTGTGGTTCTTGAAGAAGACAAGCAAACCTGGGCGAGGGCTGGGCTTATCCGGACCCCCCATGGGGAAGTTCCTACGCCAGTTTTCGCTCCTGTAGGGACTCAGGCCACAGTGAAGGCTCTCACCCCAAAGGAACTGGAGGAGCTCGGCGTAACCCTTATCCTGGCTAACACTTACCACCTTTATCTGCGACCTGGTCCGGAAATAGTAGCTGAGCTCGGAGGGCTTCACCGTTTCATGGCCTGGCCTCACCCCATCATGACCGATAGCGGTGGTTTCCAGATTTACAGCCTGGAGTCTCTGCGTCAGTTCACCGAGGAAGGCGTAATCTTCCGCTCCCATTTGGATGGTTCCATGCACCTTCTGACCCCGG
This window contains:
- a CDS encoding 2-hydroxyacyl-CoA dehydratase family protein is translated as MKGLGFISPAFPFEIALALGYKPRLLTPAGVSVSRAEGFLPRNFCAYLKLILATLIQENGQEPIFVPLEDESHRRFFEVLKELLPGQVIALEIPLRKDEQGAKRFAHAFNLLAHQLGRDLRSEALREAITLGNALRKALREAKELWLKGKLSSLAYYDLRIKAFSPCSPESIRNLTEVHADNPGPQTPKPRIMLASGVIAKRPLIELIEKESFAVVAEDTELGDRYPLKEIPVGESVEENLLSLARAYLNRPPSPRDLNPRSRISFYEGLIKARKVQGVVFSYYKFCDPALAEYPFLASYLKRWGIPCLLLEEEDEDLSGQNITRIQAFLEMVRCGLRPIEPSDV
- a CDS encoding recombination regulator RecX, coding for MPGYITRIKPSGLEGKKLTIMIEGFPPITLPRSEAEGLREGQLLSEEEIHRLMERADLSKALEASLRLLKFRPRSEYELRSRLSRKFPRDLVERALAALRERGLIDDRLFARYWVENRREFKPSGFKKLLYELRSKGVPSETIKEVLEGVDFEEEAYRAAAKKAQRWRTLDELSFKKKMADFLSRQGFSFEIIEKVVPRIWREIQQEE
- a CDS encoding serine protease, whose protein sequence is MHKWILRVILLALLALAGFQPPAFLEKPLPASYFLQLVGDPEVRMVQRAVFMVKVKHREGERNGTGVAVGKGLMLTAFHLVGNLRTGKITAEEIWLSQPHTEWKEEIPAEIVKADPSLDLVVLKFEAPIELPSISPGDPVRLRPGEVIYVIGHEFFPGGIGVLYPRDGEILDELREESAFFAIFPPVARGFSGGGVFNQKHELVGIVSRNFIFFQTFREGGRFYKTTKRGALVIKVDRALRLLE
- a CDS encoding DsbA family protein — its product is MPKIKSEYVDKGLVRYQFINMPLRSIHPAAQKAAEAALCAGKQGKFWEMHDTLFERQMEWAGQISPLKSFENYARELGLNVDKFNRCLEQGETAPQVQKDLAEAARRGVVAVPTFFINGRKLEGAYPYEVFKSIIEEELRK
- the recA gene encoding recombinase RecA, whose amino-acid sequence is MSQFSREKALETAISTIKKRFGDGAIMRLGDMPRRDVAVIPTGSLALDIALGVGGIPRGRITEIFGPEASGKTTLAQHIIAEAQKLGGTAAFIDVEHALDPNYARKCGVDVDNLLVAQPDTGEQALEITEALVRSGAVDVVVIDSVAALVPRAEIEGEMGDAHVGLQARLMSQALRKLVGAIHQSQAALVFTNQLRQKIGVVFGSPETTTGGMALRFYASIRLDLRKLESIKKGGDIIGNRTKAIVKKNKVAPPFKEAEFDILYDEGISKEGDILDLGVAYGIIEKRGTFYSYRDVNLGQGRENARVFLKEHPDLRDTLEALIREAAGLPPKEALFRH
- a CDS encoding 2-hydroxyacyl-CoA dehydratase family protein, with the protein product MRFKADRAFRCLKLLAPILSNPQVARLAALLNSSGSPHERVAQEFSVRLAGLLYSSPPERIVWANILVPSELIWGLGFIPFYPEIAAATIARFGLAPEALRLADELGVPRDLCSFHRAAIGFAEAGFFPKAGAFVAVNYPCWTAAVFLSWEAFRHNLPFYLIDMPSDFTEDSAHYLAYSLEEVAQGLASTRGNRYYIRGIEKALRLSNEARSLALEATEMRKFIPSPLKGSKMIGHLGLIAYLFGSPYGVAYYRAMRDYIRRIIAESRPEQEKQGARLYWMHLKPFYSTTLFHLVEDEKKAVIVFEEHSSVWWEPLVEGEPFLSLARKMLSHPSLGPTEGRIARALADVQAFKADGVIHFNHWGCRQSQGAIALLRRRLRGEGVPLLELEGDCIDENGYQEGQIRVRMEAFLESLGGGL
- a CDS encoding acyl-CoA dehydratase activase, giving the protein MKYPVGIDVGSASAEALILKDGKILAYSILETGANSRKAAEKALEEALEKAKISRAEVGPIVATGYGRISVDFASRQVTEISCYARGIHFLYPEVRMVIDIGGQDSKAILVGKNGRVLDFVMNDKCAAGTGRFLEVMARVMEVDVEKLGEISLRSRNPAEISSTCTVFAESEVVSLIARGVPVEDIAAGIHKAIARRVGAMAKRIGVTPPVAFAGGVAKNVGVVKALEEELGVKLIVPEEPQIVGALGAALLASEEG